From Aerosticca soli, a single genomic window includes:
- a CDS encoding homoserine dehydrogenase, whose amino-acid sequence MHSAVAAPVQPVSRPRPATADFTLARSRRLAVGLIGPGRVGGTLLDQLRAAQPRLARHLGLLLELRGVAASRRMWLDCDDPELNGRHGGAQIWRPTDLDAFLAHLRGTEGGPVMLIDCSASEAVAARYADWLAEGVHVVTPNKLAASGPLERWQAIARASAQGGGRLRYEATVCAGLPVVQTLRDLIDTGDELYTVEGMCSGTLAWLFNHFDGTRPFSSLLREAHALGYTEPDPRADLSGLDVARKLVILAREAGWPLSLEDVQVESLVPEALAALAPEAFMQQLEALDAPMAARLAQARAAGGVLRHVAHLDREGRASVKLAVLPASHTFAHARGTDNVVQFTTRRYCDNPLTVQGPGAGPEVTAAGVFADLLRIAEALEPRP is encoded by the coding sequence ATGCACAGCGCAGTCGCAGCACCCGTCCAGCCCGTATCCCGGCCCCGACCGGCGACGGCGGATTTCACTCTCGCCCGCTCTCGCCGGCTCGCCGTGGGGCTGATCGGCCCCGGACGCGTCGGCGGCACCCTGCTCGACCAGCTGCGTGCGGCCCAGCCGCGGCTGGCGCGCCACCTGGGCCTGCTGCTGGAACTGCGCGGCGTGGCCGCCAGCCGCCGCATGTGGCTGGACTGCGACGATCCCGAGCTCAACGGCCGCCACGGCGGCGCGCAGATCTGGCGGCCGACCGATCTCGATGCCTTTCTCGCCCACCTGCGCGGCACCGAAGGCGGCCCGGTCATGCTGATCGACTGCAGCGCCAGCGAGGCGGTCGCCGCGCGTTACGCCGACTGGCTTGCCGAGGGCGTGCACGTGGTGACGCCGAACAAGCTCGCCGCCAGCGGCCCGCTCGAACGCTGGCAGGCGATCGCGCGGGCCAGTGCGCAGGGCGGCGGCCGCTTGCGCTACGAGGCCACCGTCTGTGCCGGCCTGCCGGTGGTGCAGACGCTGCGCGACCTCATCGACACCGGCGACGAGCTGTACACCGTCGAGGGCATGTGCTCGGGCACGCTGGCGTGGCTGTTCAACCATTTCGACGGCACGCGGCCATTCTCGTCGCTGCTGCGCGAGGCACACGCGCTGGGCTACACCGAGCCCGATCCGCGCGCCGATCTCTCCGGCCTCGACGTCGCGCGCAAACTGGTGATCCTCGCCCGCGAGGCCGGCTGGCCGCTGTCGCTGGAGGACGTGCAGGTGGAAAGCCTGGTGCCGGAGGCATTGGCCGCGCTCGCGCCGGAGGCGTTCATGCAGCAGCTCGAGGCCCTGGATGCGCCGATGGCCGCGCGACTGGCCCAGGCGCGCGCGGCCGGTGGCGTGCTGCGCCACGTCGCCCATCTGGACCGCGAGGGCCGCGCCAGCGTGAAACTCGCCGTGCTGCCGGCCAGCCACACATTCGCCCATGCCCGTGGCACCGACAACGTGGTGCAGTTCACCACCCGCCGCTACTGCGACAACCCGCTCACCGTGCAGGGCCCCGGCGCCGGCCCTGAAGTCACCGCCGCCGGCGTGTTCGCCGACCTGTTGCGCATCGCCGAAGCCCTGGAGCCCCGCCCGTGA